In a genomic window of Halalkalicoccus sp. CG83:
- a CDS encoding class I SAM-dependent methyltransferase, translated as MTEFRNTAQPDRDWWEALWPDPRDALEGLGLGECGSLVDVCCGDGHFTAPAAELIEGPIYALDLDGELLAALEDRVERPVTTIEGDAMALPDLLPERVECALLANTLHGIPEKTAFAEAVTAVLDPDGRFVVINWIDAPPSETPVLDEPRGPPEELRLTPEETIAAVEPAGFQARETTSVSPHHYAVVFDRT; from the coding sequence ATGACCGAGTTTCGCAACACCGCACAGCCCGACCGCGACTGGTGGGAGGCACTGTGGCCCGATCCACGAGACGCCCTCGAGGGGCTCGGACTCGGGGAGTGTGGGTCGCTCGTCGACGTCTGCTGTGGCGACGGCCACTTCACCGCCCCCGCCGCCGAACTGATCGAGGGACCGATCTACGCGCTCGACCTCGACGGGGAGCTGCTCGCCGCGCTCGAGGACCGGGTCGAACGTCCCGTCACCACCATCGAAGGCGACGCGATGGCGCTTCCCGACCTCCTCCCCGAACGCGTCGAGTGTGCCCTGCTCGCGAACACCCTCCACGGGATCCCCGAGAAGACGGCGTTCGCGGAGGCCGTCACAGCGGTACTGGATCCGGACGGCCGATTCGTCGTGATCAACTGGATCGACGCGCCGCCGTCGGAGACGCCCGTGCTCGACGAGCCACGCGGTCCGCCCGAGGAGCTGCGGCTGACGCCCGAGGAGACGATCGCAGCCGTCGAGCCCGCGGGGTTCCAGGCCCGCGAAACGACCTCGGTCTCGCCGCACCACTACGCGGTCGTCTTCGACCGGACGTAG
- a CDS encoding signal recognition particle protein Srp54, whose protein sequence is MVLDDLGSSLRGTLEELRGKSRLTEEDVQDVVKQIQRSLLQADVDVSLVMELSDSIKTRALEEEPPAGTTARDHVLRIVYEELVALVGDSTDLPLEEQTIMLAGLQGSGKTTTAAKMAWWFSKKGLRPAVIQTDTFRPGAYDQAREMAGRAEVDFYGDPDAEDPVEIARRGLEETADADVHIVDTAGRHALEDDLIEEIEAIGDVVDPDRNLLVLDAAIGQGAKEQARRFEESIGIEGVVITKLDGTAKGGGALTAVNETDSTVAFLGTGEEIGDIERFEPNGFISRLLGMGDLKQLAERVERAMTETGEEEDDWDPESMLEGQFTLHDMRQQMNAMNRMGPLDQIMDMIPGLGGGLMDQLPDDAMDVTQDRMQRFEFVMDSMTDAEMEHPRAIGQSQIERIARGSGTDEEIVRELLQQHKMMERTIKQFQGMGQGNMDMERMMKQMQKQGGGEGGPGMGGGGLF, encoded by the coding sequence ATGGTACTCGACGATCTCGGAAGCTCCCTCAGGGGAACCCTGGAGGAGCTCCGCGGGAAGTCACGGCTCACCGAGGAGGACGTCCAGGACGTCGTGAAACAGATCCAGCGATCGCTGCTCCAGGCCGACGTCGACGTCTCGCTGGTGATGGAGCTCTCCGACTCGATCAAGACTCGCGCGCTGGAGGAGGAGCCGCCGGCGGGCACGACGGCACGCGATCACGTCCTGCGAATCGTCTACGAGGAACTCGTCGCGCTCGTGGGCGACTCGACCGACCTGCCCCTCGAGGAACAGACGATCATGCTCGCGGGGCTCCAGGGCTCCGGGAAGACGACGACGGCGGCGAAGATGGCGTGGTGGTTCTCGAAAAAGGGGCTCCGCCCCGCCGTGATCCAGACCGACACCTTCCGTCCGGGCGCCTACGACCAGGCACGGGAGATGGCGGGCCGCGCGGAGGTCGACTTCTACGGCGATCCCGACGCCGAGGACCCCGTCGAGATCGCCCGTCGCGGGCTCGAGGAGACCGCCGACGCGGACGTCCACATCGTCGACACCGCGGGTCGACACGCCCTCGAGGACGATCTCATCGAGGAGATCGAGGCGATCGGGGACGTCGTCGATCCGGATCGCAACCTGCTGGTACTCGACGCCGCGATCGGCCAGGGCGCGAAGGAGCAGGCCCGACGCTTCGAGGAGTCGATCGGCATCGAGGGGGTCGTCATCACCAAGCTCGACGGGACCGCGAAGGGTGGCGGAGCCCTGACGGCGGTCAACGAGACCGACTCGACGGTCGCGTTCCTCGGCACCGGCGAGGAGATCGGCGACATCGAGCGCTTCGAGCCCAACGGCTTCATCTCCCGGCTGCTGGGTATGGGCGACCTGAAGCAGCTCGCCGAGCGCGTCGAACGGGCAATGACCGAGACGGGCGAGGAGGAGGACGACTGGGACCCCGAGAGCATGCTCGAGGGCCAGTTCACGCTCCACGACATGCGCCAGCAGATGAACGCGATGAACCGCATGGGTCCGCTGGACCAGATCATGGACATGATCCCCGGACTGGGCGGCGGGCTGATGGACCAGTTGCCCGACGACGCGATGGACGTCACCCAGGACCGGATGCAGCGCTTCGAGTTCGTCATGGACTCGATGACCGACGCGGAGATGGAACACCCGCGCGCGATCGGCCAGAGCCAGATCGAACGGATCGCCCGCGGTTCGGGCACCGACGAGGAGATCGTCCGCGAGCTACTCCAGCAGCACAAGATGATGGAGCGGACGATCAAGCAGTTCCAGGGGATGGGCCAGGGCAACATGGACATGGAGCGCATGATGAAGCAAATGCAGAAGCAGGGCGGCGGCGAAGGCGGCCCCGGCATGGGCGGCGGCGGGCTGTTCTGA
- a CDS encoding MFS transporter, which translates to MATRLGRLDRFVRFDALVVTAAIWFLAKLLRYAFPPLFEPLRATYGVSNAAIGSAFTGFMLVYAAMQFPSGVLADRFGSVRVIVAGALVAAGGALALIVEASFPVLVLAMLVIGAGTGAHKTVAVRLLSGIYPARTGRALGALDTFGTFGGVVAPIAVVAFVGTRVGWRGFFLAAGLVGIALVGLFVRWVPRRVPDGRSGADDGSSPAETREYLAPFRDRRFALFVLVTVAFSFAYNGVVAFLPLYLVEEAGLSGAVAGLLYSALFAASLVQLATGELSDHVGRLPVLAASVVLGLVGAVLLASSSSPVALGVAVVVFGLGYHGFRPVRGAYLVAIIPEAVVGGTLGSVRTVHMAAGALAPAAVGLLADLAGFRVAFGTLAGSVGASLLCTVVLIVSHRHDDQ; encoded by the coding sequence GTGGCGACGCGACTCGGCCGGCTCGACCGGTTCGTCCGGTTCGACGCGCTCGTCGTCACCGCGGCGATCTGGTTTCTCGCGAAACTGCTCCGATACGCGTTTCCTCCGCTGTTCGAGCCGCTGCGGGCGACCTACGGCGTCTCGAACGCCGCCATCGGAAGCGCCTTCACCGGGTTCATGCTCGTCTACGCCGCGATGCAGTTCCCCAGTGGCGTGCTCGCCGACCGCTTCGGCTCGGTTCGGGTGATCGTCGCGGGCGCACTCGTCGCCGCAGGCGGCGCGCTCGCGCTGATCGTCGAGGCCTCCTTTCCCGTGCTGGTCTTGGCGATGCTCGTGATCGGCGCGGGCACCGGCGCACACAAGACCGTCGCCGTGCGCCTGCTCTCGGGGATCTATCCCGCCCGGACGGGCCGGGCGCTCGGCGCGCTCGATACGTTCGGCACGTTCGGCGGCGTCGTCGCGCCGATCGCCGTCGTCGCCTTCGTCGGAACGAGAGTCGGTTGGCGAGGGTTCTTTCTCGCGGCCGGCCTCGTCGGCATCGCGCTCGTGGGGCTGTTCGTCCGGTGGGTACCGCGGCGGGTCCCCGACGGTCGGTCCGGCGCCGACGATGGCTCGTCCCCGGCCGAAACTCGCGAGTATCTCGCGCCCTTCCGCGACCGGCGCTTCGCCCTGTTCGTCCTCGTGACCGTCGCCTTCTCCTTCGCCTACAACGGCGTCGTCGCCTTCCTGCCGCTCTACCTGGTCGAGGAGGCGGGACTCTCGGGCGCGGTCGCCGGTCTGCTCTACAGCGCGCTGTTCGCCGCGAGCCTCGTCCAGCTGGCGACCGGGGAGCTGAGCGATCACGTCGGTCGGCTCCCCGTACTCGCCGCGAGCGTCGTCCTCGGGCTGGTCGGGGCCGTGCTGCTCGCGTCGTCCTCCTCCCCGGTCGCACTCGGAGTCGCCGTCGTCGTCTTCGGACTGGGGTATCACGGCTTTCGACCCGTCCGGGGGGCGTATCTGGTGGCGATCATCCCCGAGGCGGTCGTCGGCGGCACCCTCGGTAGCGTACGGACGGTCCACATGGCAGCCGGGGCGCTCGCGCCCGCGGCCGTCGGACTGCTCGCCGATCTCGCCGGCTTCCGCGTCGCCTTCGGAACGCTCGCGGGCTCGGTCGGGGCGTCGCTCCTCTGTACCGTCGTGCTGATCGTCTCACATCGACACGACGATCAGTGA
- a CDS encoding RNA-binding domain-containing protein, which yields MTAIYRIEATITAPIEDTEVGDRVVDAVENLFPNAEIDRHEGGIDATTHSLGRFSELLHRQEILDTARSEFFRRQSGPYFSFSLKKQAAFQGVVNFAVGNESELGDIDVEVRVDEPDVESYIDHVAPPTEDGRPITAGDADDRR from the coding sequence ATGACGGCGATCTACCGGATCGAGGCGACGATCACGGCGCCGATCGAGGACACCGAGGTCGGCGATCGGGTCGTCGACGCCGTAGAGAACCTGTTTCCCAATGCCGAGATCGATCGTCACGAGGGCGGGATCGACGCCACGACCCACTCGCTCGGCCGGTTCTCCGAACTGCTGCACCGCCAGGAGATCCTCGATACCGCCCGAAGCGAGTTCTTCCGTCGACAGTCGGGGCCGTACTTCTCCTTCTCGCTGAAGAAGCAGGCGGCCTTCCAGGGCGTAGTGAACTTCGCGGTCGGCAACGAGAGCGAACTCGGTGACATCGACGTCGAGGTCCGGGTGGACGAGCCCGACGTCGAGTCGTACATCGACCACGTCGCCCCGCCGACCGAGGACGGCAGGCCGATCACGGCAGGCGACGCCGACGACCGGCGGTAG
- a CDS encoding AAA family ATPase, whose product MRVIGTVGLPGSGKGEAATVARELGIPVVTMGDVIRRECRNRGLDPADHHGEVARALREEDGPLAIAERSLPLIEEDLEENGTVLVDGLRSGAEVDRFEEAFGEDFLLVAVEAPFELREERIGVRGRDNADVESLEIRDERELGFGMGEAIERADVSIENTESLERFRERVRTILTGEAIER is encoded by the coding sequence ATGCGCGTCATCGGAACCGTCGGACTGCCGGGAAGCGGCAAGGGGGAGGCCGCGACCGTCGCCCGCGAACTCGGAATCCCCGTCGTCACGATGGGGGACGTCATCCGCCGGGAGTGCCGGAACCGAGGGCTCGACCCCGCGGACCACCACGGCGAGGTCGCTCGGGCGCTCCGCGAGGAGGACGGCCCGCTCGCCATCGCCGAACGATCGCTGCCGTTGATCGAGGAGGATCTCGAGGAGAACGGGACGGTGCTCGTCGACGGGCTCCGGTCGGGCGCCGAGGTCGATCGGTTCGAGGAGGCGTTCGGCGAGGACTTCCTGCTCGTTGCGGTCGAGGCTCCCTTCGAACTCAGAGAGGAACGCATCGGCGTCCGCGGACGCGACAACGCCGACGTCGAATCGCTGGAGATCCGCGACGAGCGCGAACTCGGCTTCGGAATGGGCGAGGCGATCGAACGCGCGGACGTCAGCATCGAGAACACCGAGTCGCTCGAGCGGTTTCGCGAGCGCGTCCGGACGATCCTCACCGGGGAGGCGATCGAGCGATGA